Proteins found in one Pseudomonas marvdashtae genomic segment:
- a CDS encoding acyl-CoA thioesterase: MGWDRATPFIIDLQVSAEDIDGLGHANNAVYVTWLERCAWRHSQRLGLDLVEYRRLDRAMAVVRHEIDYLAAAYEGDELQLATWIVDWDQRLKMSRHFQLVRPSDNATLLRAQTTFVCIELSTGRPKRMPPEFIEGYGPALIAC, from the coding sequence ATGGGTTGGGATCGCGCAACGCCGTTCATCATTGATCTTCAAGTGAGTGCCGAAGACATCGATGGGCTGGGCCACGCCAATAACGCGGTGTACGTCACCTGGCTGGAACGCTGCGCCTGGCGGCATTCCCAGCGCCTTGGCCTGGATCTGGTGGAATACCGGCGGCTGGACCGGGCCATGGCGGTGGTGCGCCATGAAATCGATTATCTGGCGGCGGCCTACGAGGGCGACGAGCTGCAGTTGGCGACCTGGATCGTCGATTGGGACCAGCGCCTGAAAATGTCTCGGCATTTCCAACTGGTCCGCCCCAGTGATAACGCGACGTTGTTGCGCGCCCAGACTACATTTGTCTGCATCGAACTCTCCACCGGCCGCCCCAAGCGCATGCCGCCGGAGTTCATCGAAGGCTATGGCCCCGCGCTTATCGCTTGTTGA
- a CDS encoding tRNA dihydrouridine synthase, with the protein MQIALAPMEGLVDNILRDVLTRVGGIDWCVTEFIRINDRLLTPAYFHKLAPELLTGARTAAGVPLRVQLLGSDPVCLAENAALACELGSEVIDLNFGCPAKTVNKSRGGAVLLKEPELLNQIVEHVRRAVPRHIPVTAKMRLGFDSPDGALVCATALAEGGAAHIVVHARTKTDGYKPPAHWEWIPRVQEVVKVPVFANGDIWSVEDWRRCREISGVEDIMLGRGLVSRPDLARQIAAARAGEQVTQMSWAELQPMLQDFWMQVVEQLTPRQAPGRLKQWLAMLTRNYPEAVELFTALRRETDLDAVGHLLGVKRTEAA; encoded by the coding sequence ATGCAAATTGCCCTGGCGCCCATGGAGGGGTTGGTCGACAACATCCTGCGGGACGTCCTGACCCGTGTTGGCGGTATCGATTGGTGCGTCACCGAGTTCATCCGTATCAACGACCGTCTGCTCACACCGGCTTACTTTCATAAGCTCGCCCCGGAATTGTTGACCGGCGCTCGAACGGCGGCAGGCGTACCGCTGCGGGTGCAGCTGCTGGGTTCCGACCCGGTGTGCCTGGCGGAAAATGCCGCGCTGGCCTGCGAGCTGGGCTCCGAAGTGATCGACTTGAATTTTGGTTGTCCGGCCAAGACCGTGAATAAATCCCGAGGCGGCGCGGTGCTGCTCAAGGAGCCGGAGCTGCTCAACCAAATCGTCGAGCATGTACGTCGTGCCGTCCCCAGGCATATCCCCGTCACCGCCAAGATGCGCCTGGGTTTCGACAGCCCGGACGGCGCGCTGGTCTGCGCCACGGCGCTGGCCGAAGGCGGTGCGGCACACATCGTCGTGCATGCGCGGACCAAGACCGACGGCTACAAGCCACCGGCGCATTGGGAGTGGATTCCGCGCGTCCAGGAAGTGGTCAAGGTGCCGGTGTTCGCCAATGGTGATATCTGGAGCGTGGAAGACTGGCGCCGCTGCCGCGAAATCAGCGGTGTCGAAGACATCATGCTCGGACGCGGCCTCGTTTCCCGTCCCGACCTGGCCCGGCAGATCGCCGCTGCCCGGGCCGGTGAGCAAGTGACGCAGATGTCCTGGGCCGAGCTGCAACCGATGCTCCAGGATTTCTGGATGCAAGTGGTCGAGCAACTGACCCCGCGCCAGGCGCCCGGCCGATTGAAACAATGGCTGGCGATGCTGACCCGTAATTACCCCGAGGCGGTTGAGCTATTTACCGCCCTGCGCCGGGAAACCGATCTGGACGCAGTGGGGCATTTGCTGGGTGTGAAACGCACCGAAGCGGCCTGA
- a CDS encoding Hsp20 family protein — protein sequence MSTAFSLAPLFRSSVGFDRFNDLFETALRNEPGSSYPPYNVEKHGDDEYRIVVAAAGFREEDLDLQVEKGVLTISGGKREASNDSVTFLHQGIAQRAFKLSFRLADHIEIKSAGLSNGLLSIDLLRVVPEEAKAKRIPINGAQQKPALEN from the coding sequence ATGAGTACTGCATTTTCCCTGGCCCCTCTGTTCCGTTCCTCGGTGGGCTTCGACCGTTTCAACGACCTGTTCGAAACCGCGCTGCGTAACGAACCGGGCAGCAGCTATCCACCCTACAACGTGGAAAAACATGGCGATGACGAGTACCGCATCGTAGTCGCCGCCGCCGGGTTCCGGGAGGAAGATCTCGACCTGCAAGTGGAAAAAGGTGTGCTGACCATCAGCGGCGGCAAGCGCGAGGCCAGCAACGACAGCGTGACCTTCTTGCACCAGGGCATCGCCCAGCGTGCGTTCAAGCTGTCCTTCCGGTTGGCGGATCATATCGAGATCAAGTCCGCTGGCCTGAGCAACGGTCTGTTGAGCATCGACCTGTTGCGCGTGGTACCGGAAGAGGCGAAAGCCAAGCGCATTCCAATCAACGGTGCGCAGCAGAAACCTGCACTGGAGAATTGA
- a CDS encoding PAS domain S-box protein produces MPKPADHLPPLPRIQALDPKRSEQSWDSAPQLLAALNGARLGAWSWDIDTGQISWSRGTQALFGFDPRQPLPADVDYLDLLLPEDRARAIRAFHAAVAGAPLEQAMHHRIVWPDGSLHWLEINGSVLPDKHGRPRMIGVIREITHQREREQALRSSEKRFATLFHLCPNMVLLTRQEDGLISEANQYFESLFGWPVHAVIGRTTLELGLWVDPSQRAKLVEATKAKGELISMEVEFRASNGQVHNGILSAQKVELEGQPYLLSTFLDTTERKLAEQALKDSQDRLDLALDSAQLGTWDWHIPSGMLYGSARAAQLHGLEPKAFHESFDAFFEGVPTEERNNMRNAYRSLREGPAGNYQLTYRVQLPDGTSRYLESRARLYRNDDGSPLRMAGTLLDITDQVEREQSLAASEEKFATLFQVSPDPICVTHQDDGRFLEINSSFTQTFGWAASDVLGRSADEIGLWDASGSSLQRIERVIREQSLSNVAMVVYHKNGQPLTCVISSRQIHVGNQPCIVTTLRDITQQQRSEAALKASEEKFAKAFHSSPDAITITELESGRYLEVNDGFCRLTGYRADEVIGRTVYEVGIWAEEKQRTALLAELQLKGRVVHQEMLGRNKRGETLTVEVSVEPITLNETACLLLTARDVSLLRNAEAQIRHLAYHDPLTNLPNRALLLDRLSQQIALLKRHNLRGALLFLDLDHFKHINDSLGHPVGDTVLKIITARLEASVRLEDTVARLGGDEFVVLLSGLEGTRGAVTQQVQTLADTLRELLSEPMFLDGQRLQVTPSIGMALIPDHGSTPTDLLKRADIALYRAKDSGRNTSQMFHATMQKAASERLRMETDLRQALARNEFSVHFQPQVDARDNRIIGAEALVRWHHPDLGAQSPSEFIKVLEDSGLILEVGTWILDEACDGFKQLIAKGKVDPQRFKLCVNISPRQFRQSDFVERIENCLASHGLPYAMLKLEITEGIVIQNLDDTIGKMRRLKKMGVSFAMDDFGTGYSSLTYLKRLPVDTLKIDQSFVRDATSDPNDAEIIRAIVAMARSLNLEMIAEGVETLDQLQFLQGLECHLYQGYLHSRPLPLEAFERLLP; encoded by the coding sequence ATGCCCAAACCCGCCGACCACCTCCCGCCCCTGCCGCGCATCCAGGCACTCGACCCGAAGCGGTCCGAGCAAAGCTGGGACAGCGCGCCACAGTTGCTGGCCGCCCTGAACGGTGCGCGCCTGGGTGCGTGGTCGTGGGACATCGACACCGGGCAGATCAGTTGGTCGCGAGGCACCCAGGCGCTGTTCGGATTCGATCCGCGCCAGCCGTTACCGGCGGACGTGGACTACCTCGACCTGCTATTGCCCGAAGACCGAGCCAGGGCCATACGCGCTTTTCACGCGGCGGTGGCCGGCGCGCCACTGGAACAGGCGATGCACCACCGCATCGTCTGGCCCGACGGCAGCCTGCATTGGCTGGAAATCAACGGCAGTGTGTTGCCGGACAAGCACGGCCGCCCCCGCATGATCGGGGTGATCCGCGAAATCACCCACCAGCGCGAACGGGAACAGGCACTGCGCAGCTCGGAAAAGCGCTTCGCCACGCTTTTTCACCTGTGCCCTAACATGGTCTTGCTGACCCGCCAGGAGGACGGGCTCATCAGCGAAGCCAACCAGTATTTCGAAAGCCTGTTCGGCTGGCCGGTGCACGCTGTGATTGGCCGTACCACCCTCGAATTGGGCTTGTGGGTCGACCCTTCGCAGCGGGCGAAGCTGGTTGAGGCGACCAAGGCCAAAGGCGAACTGATCAGCATGGAAGTGGAGTTCCGGGCCAGCAACGGCCAGGTTCACAACGGTATTCTCAGCGCCCAGAAAGTCGAACTGGAAGGCCAACCGTACCTGCTGAGCACGTTCCTCGACACCACCGAACGCAAACTCGCCGAACAGGCCCTGAAGGACAGCCAGGACCGCCTCGACCTGGCCCTCGACTCGGCGCAACTGGGCACCTGGGATTGGCACATTCCCAGCGGCATGCTCTACGGCTCGGCCCGGGCCGCGCAACTTCATGGCCTGGAGCCCAAGGCTTTTCACGAATCGTTCGACGCGTTTTTCGAAGGCGTGCCCACCGAGGAACGCAACAACATGCGCAACGCTTACCGCAGCCTGCGCGAAGGCCCGGCGGGCAACTATCAATTGACTTATCGCGTGCAGTTGCCGGACGGCACCTCCCGCTATCTGGAAAGCCGCGCCCGCCTCTACCGCAACGACGACGGCAGCCCCTTGCGCATGGCCGGCACTTTGCTTGACATCACCGACCAGGTAGAGCGCGAGCAGAGCCTCGCGGCGTCGGAGGAAAAGTTCGCCACTCTGTTTCAGGTCAGCCCGGACCCGATTTGCGTCACCCACCAGGATGACGGCAGGTTCCTCGAGATCAATTCCAGCTTCACCCAGACCTTCGGTTGGGCAGCCAGCGACGTGCTCGGTCGCAGCGCCGACGAGATCGGCCTGTGGGACGCCTCGGGCAGCAGCCTGCAACGCATCGAGCGGGTGATCCGCGAGCAATCGCTGAGCAACGTCGCCATGGTGGTCTATCACAAAAATGGCCAGCCGTTGACCTGCGTCATTTCCAGCCGACAGATCCACGTCGGCAACCAGCCCTGCATAGTCACTACACTGCGCGACATCACCCAGCAGCAACGCTCCGAAGCGGCGCTAAAGGCCAGCGAGGAGAAGTTCGCCAAGGCGTTCCATTCCAGCCCCGACGCCATCACCATCACCGAACTTGAAAGCGGCCGCTACTTGGAGGTCAACGACGGCTTCTGCCGCCTGACCGGCTACCGCGCCGACGAGGTGATTGGCCGCACGGTCTACGAGGTCGGCATCTGGGCCGAAGAGAAACAGCGAACGGCGCTGCTGGCCGAATTGCAGCTCAAGGGCCGCGTCGTGCATCAGGAAATGCTTGGACGCAACAAACGCGGAGAAACCCTCACCGTCGAAGTGTCGGTCGAGCCCATCACGCTCAACGAGACCGCATGCCTGTTGCTGACCGCCCGGGACGTAAGCCTGCTGCGCAACGCCGAAGCGCAGATCCGCCACCTGGCCTACCACGATCCACTGACCAATCTGCCTAACCGGGCGCTGCTGCTGGATCGGTTGAGCCAGCAGATCGCCTTGCTCAAGCGCCATAACCTGCGCGGGGCTTTGCTGTTCCTCGACCTGGACCACTTCAAGCACATCAATGACTCCCTCGGTCATCCGGTCGGCGACACGGTGCTGAAAATCATCACCGCGCGCCTCGAAGCCAGCGTCCGCCTCGAAGACACCGTAGCGCGACTGGGCGGTGATGAATTCGTGGTACTGCTCAGCGGCCTGGAAGGTACGCGCGGCGCGGTCACACAACAGGTCCAGACCCTCGCCGATACCCTGCGTGAATTACTCTCGGAACCGATGTTCCTCGACGGCCAACGGCTGCAAGTCACCCCGAGCATCGGCATGGCGTTGATTCCGGACCACGGCTCCACGCCTACCGACCTGCTCAAGCGCGCCGACATAGCCCTGTACCGCGCCAAGGACTCGGGACGCAACACCTCGCAGATGTTCCACGCCACCATGCAAAAAGCCGCCAGCGAACGGCTGCGCATGGAAACCGATTTGCGCCAGGCCCTGGCCCGTAACGAATTCAGCGTACATTTCCAGCCCCAGGTCGACGCCCGCGACAACCGCATCATCGGCGCCGAAGCCTTGGTGCGCTGGCATCACCCGGACCTGGGCGCGCAGTCGCCCAGTGAGTTCATCAAGGTATTGGAAGACAGCGGCTTGATCCTGGAGGTCGGCACCTGGATCCTCGACGAGGCCTGCGATGGCTTCAAGCAACTGATCGCCAAGGGCAAGGTTGACCCGCAACGGTTCAAGCTGTGCGTGAACATCAGTCCACGGCAGTTCCGCCAGAGCGATTTTGTCGAGCGCATCGAAAACTGCCTCGCCAGCCACGGCCTGCCCTACGCCATGCTGAAACTGGAAATCACCGAAGGCATCGTGATCCAGAACCTGGACGACACCATCGGCAAGATGCGCCGTCTCAAGAAAATGGGCGTGAGCTTCGCCATGGACGATTTCGGCACCGGTTATTCATCGCTGACCTATCTCAAGCGGCTGCCGGTGGACACGCTGAAAATCGACCAATCCTTCGTACGCGATGCCACCAGCGACCCCAACGACGCCGAAATCATCCGCGCCATCGTCGCCATGGCCCGCAGCCTGAACCTGGAAATGATCGCCGAAGGGGTTGAGACGCTGGACCAATTGCAGTTTTTGCAGGGGCTTGAATGCCATTTGTACCAAGGTTACCTGCACAGCCGACCGTTGCCGCTGGAGGCGTTTGAGCGGTTGTTGCCGTAA
- a CDS encoding LysR family transcriptional regulator, producing the protein MDLANLNAFIAIAETGSFSGAGERLHLTQPAISKRIAGLEQQLKVRLFDRLGREVGLTEAGRALLPRAYQILNVLDDTRRALTNLTGEVTGRLTLATSHHIGLHRLPPLLREFTRRYPQVALDIQFLDSEVAYEEILHGRAELAVITLAPEPHSLVRATPVWDDPLDFVVAPEHALLDNGAVSLADIALHPAVFPGGNTFTHHIVRRLFEAQGLTPNIAMSTNYLETIKMMVSIGLAWSVLPRTMLDEQVARVPLPGIQLSRQLGYILHTERTLSNAARAFMALLDAQVDLPRTPA; encoded by the coding sequence ATGGACCTTGCCAACCTCAATGCCTTTATTGCCATCGCCGAAACCGGCAGTTTCTCCGGCGCCGGCGAGCGCCTGCACCTGACCCAGCCGGCCATCAGCAAGCGCATCGCCGGGCTGGAACAGCAACTCAAGGTGCGCCTGTTCGACCGGCTGGGCCGGGAAGTCGGCCTGACCGAAGCCGGGCGGGCCCTGCTGCCACGGGCCTATCAGATCCTCAACGTGCTGGACGACACCCGCCGTGCCCTGACCAACCTGACCGGCGAAGTGACCGGGCGCCTGACGCTCGCCACCAGCCACCACATCGGCTTGCATCGACTGCCGCCGCTGTTAAGGGAATTCACCCGACGTTACCCACAGGTGGCATTGGATATTCAGTTCCTGGATTCAGAAGTGGCCTACGAGGAAATCCTCCATGGCCGGGCGGAACTGGCGGTTATTACCCTGGCCCCCGAGCCCCACTCACTGGTGCGAGCCACACCGGTGTGGGACGACCCGCTGGATTTCGTGGTCGCGCCGGAACATGCATTGCTGGACAACGGCGCGGTGAGCCTGGCGGACATCGCCCTGCATCCGGCGGTTTTTCCAGGCGGCAACACCTTCACCCACCACATTGTGCGACGGCTGTTCGAGGCCCAGGGGCTGACGCCGAACATCGCCATGAGCACGAATTACTTGGAAACCATAAAAATGATGGTCTCCATCGGCCTGGCCTGGAGCGTTTTGCCACGCACCATGCTCGATGAACAGGTGGCGCGCGTGCCTTTACCGGGCATACAGCTCAGTCGCCAGCTAGGCTATATCTTGCACACCGAAAGGACGCTGTCGAACGCTGCGCGGGCTTTCATGGCTCTATTGGATGCACAAGTCGATCTGCCACGGACACCGGCATAA
- the leuC gene encoding 3-isopropylmalate dehydratase large subunit — MAGKTLYDKLWDSHLVKQRDDGSALIYIDRHIIHEVTSPQAFEGLRLAGRKPWRIDANIATPDHNVPTTPERKGGIEAIADQVSRLQVQTLDDNCDEYGIVEFKMNDVRQGIVHVIGPEQGATLPGMTVVCGDSHTSTHGAFGALAHGIGTSEVEHVLATQCLVAKKMKNMLVRVEGQLPFGVTAKDIVLAVIGKIGTAGGNGHAIEFAGSAIRDLSVEGRMTICNMSIEAGARVGLVAADEKTVEYVKGRPFSPKGAEWGMAVEAWKDLVSDADAQFDTVVELDATQIKPQVSWGTSPEMVLAVDQNVPDPAKEMDLVKRDSIVRALKYMGLSANQAITDIQLDRVFIGSCTNSRIEDLRAAAVIAKGRKVASTIKQAIVVPGSGLVKAQAEAEGLDKIFLEAGFEWREPGCSMCLAMNPDRLESGEHCASTSNRNFEGRQGAGGRTHLVSPAMAAAAAVNGRFVDVRELI, encoded by the coding sequence ATGGCCGGCAAAACGCTCTACGACAAACTCTGGGACTCGCATTTGGTCAAGCAGCGCGACGATGGCTCGGCGCTGATCTACATCGACCGTCACATCATTCACGAAGTGACCTCGCCGCAAGCCTTCGAAGGTCTGCGCCTGGCCGGGCGCAAGCCTTGGCGCATCGATGCCAACATCGCCACCCCGGACCACAACGTACCGACCACGCCGGAGCGCAAGGGCGGCATCGAAGCGATTGCCGACCAGGTCTCGCGCCTGCAAGTCCAGACCCTCGACGATAACTGTGACGAATACGGCATCGTGGAATTCAAGATGAACGATGTGCGCCAGGGCATCGTCCACGTCATTGGCCCGGAGCAGGGCGCGACCTTGCCCGGCATGACCGTGGTCTGCGGCGACTCGCACACTTCGACCCACGGTGCTTTCGGCGCCCTGGCCCATGGCATCGGCACCTCCGAGGTCGAGCATGTGCTCGCCACCCAGTGCCTGGTCGCCAAGAAAATGAAAAACATGCTGGTGCGCGTCGAAGGCCAGTTGCCGTTCGGCGTGACCGCCAAGGACATCGTCCTGGCCGTGATCGGCAAGATCGGCACCGCCGGCGGTAACGGCCATGCCATCGAATTCGCCGGCAGCGCGATCCGCGACTTGTCCGTCGAAGGCCGCATGACCATCTGCAACATGTCCATCGAGGCCGGCGCCCGCGTCGGGCTGGTGGCCGCCGATGAAAAAACCGTGGAGTACGTCAAGGGCCGTCCGTTTTCGCCCAAAGGCGCCGAGTGGGGCATGGCGGTCGAGGCCTGGAAAGACCTGGTCTCCGATGCCGATGCCCAGTTCGACACCGTGGTCGAGCTCGACGCGACGCAGATCAAGCCGCAAGTGAGCTGGGGCACCTCCCCGGAAATGGTCTTGGCCGTGGACCAGAACGTGCCGGATCCGGCCAAGGAAATGGACCTGGTCAAGCGTGACTCCATTGTCCGCGCCTTGAAGTACATGGGCTTGAGCGCCAACCAGGCGATCACCGACATTCAGCTCGACCGCGTATTCATTGGCTCTTGCACCAATTCGCGGATCGAAGACCTGCGCGCCGCTGCCGTGATCGCCAAGGGCCGCAAGGTCGCCTCGACCATCAAGCAGGCCATCGTGGTGCCGGGCTCGGGCCTGGTAAAAGCCCAGGCCGAAGCGGAAGGGCTGGACAAGATTTTCCTCGAGGCCGGTTTCGAATGGCGCGAGCCAGGGTGCTCCATGTGCCTGGCGATGAACCCGGATCGCCTGGAGTCGGGCGAGCATTGCGCCTCGACGTCCAACCGAAACTTCGAAGGCCGTCAAGGCGCCGGTGGCCGCACGCACCTGGTGAGCCCGGCGATGGCCGCCGCCGCTGCCGTCAACGGCCGTTTTGTCGATGTCCGCGAATTGATCTGA
- the leuD gene encoding 3-isopropylmalate dehydratase small subunit, translated as MKAFTQHTGLVAPLDRANVDTDQIIPKQFLKSIKRTGFGPNLFDEWRYLDVGQPYQDNSKRPLNKDFVLNAERYQGASVLLARENFGCGSSREHAPWALEEYGFRSIIAPSYADIFFNNSFKNGLLPIILSDAEVDELFQQVEANPGYQLQVDLAAQTVTRPDGKVLGFEIDAFRKHCLLNGLDDIGLTLQDGEAIATFEAKHRASQPWLFRDA; from the coding sequence ATGAAAGCTTTTACCCAGCACACCGGTCTTGTCGCGCCTTTGGATCGTGCCAACGTCGACACCGACCAGATCATTCCCAAGCAGTTCTTGAAGTCCATCAAGCGTACCGGCTTCGGCCCGAACCTGTTCGATGAATGGCGCTACCTGGATGTCGGCCAGCCGTACCAGGACAACTCCAAGCGTCCGTTGAACAAGGATTTCGTGCTCAACGCCGAGCGTTACCAGGGCGCCAGCGTGTTGCTGGCGCGGGAGAACTTCGGCTGCGGTTCCAGCCGCGAGCACGCGCCATGGGCCCTGGAAGAGTACGGTTTTCGCAGCATCATCGCGCCGAGCTACGCCGACATTTTCTTCAACAACAGCTTCAAGAACGGCTTGCTGCCGATCATCCTCAGCGATGCCGAAGTGGATGAGCTGTTCCAGCAGGTCGAGGCCAACCCTGGCTATCAATTGCAGGTCGACCTGGCCGCCCAGACCGTGACCCGTCCCGACGGCAAGGTGCTGGGTTTCGAGATCGACGCGTTCCGCAAGCACTGCCTGCTCAACGGCCTGGATGACATTGGCCTGACCTTGCAGGACGGCGAGGCGATTGCCACCTTCGAGGCCAAGCACCGGGCGAGCCAGCCTTGGTTGTTTCGCGATGCTTGA
- a CDS encoding class I SAM-dependent methyltransferase has translation MTSAAHSQVVQKQFGEQASAYLSSAVHAQGAEFALLQAALAGRGDARVLDLGCGAGHVSFHVAPLAGEVVAYDLSQQMLDVVATAAAERGLGNISTVRGAAERLPFADGEFDFVFSRYSAHHWSDLGLALREVRRVLKPGGVTAFIDILSPGTPLFDTYLQSVEVLRDTSHVRDYSAAEWLRQVSEAGLHTRSTSRQRLRLEYQSWVERMRTPDVMRAAILELQRSMGDEVREYFQIEADGSFSTDVLVLWAER, from the coding sequence ATGACCAGCGCCGCCCACAGTCAGGTTGTACAAAAGCAATTCGGTGAACAGGCCTCGGCCTACCTGAGCAGTGCCGTGCACGCCCAGGGTGCTGAATTCGCACTGCTACAGGCGGCGTTGGCCGGTCGCGGCGATGCCCGCGTGCTGGATCTGGGCTGCGGCGCTGGCCATGTGAGTTTCCACGTGGCGCCGCTGGCCGGTGAAGTGGTGGCTTATGATTTGTCCCAGCAAATGCTCGACGTAGTTGCCACGGCGGCAGCGGAGCGTGGCCTGGGCAATATCAGCACGGTACGTGGCGCCGCCGAGCGCTTGCCGTTTGCCGACGGCGAGTTCGATTTCGTCTTCAGCCGGTATTCGGCGCATCATTGGAGCGACCTGGGCCTGGCGCTGCGCGAAGTTCGCCGGGTGCTCAAGCCGGGTGGGGTGACGGCGTTCATCGACATCCTGTCGCCGGGCACGCCGCTGTTCGATACCTACTTGCAAAGCGTCGAAGTGCTGCGCGACACCAGTCATGTGCGCGACTATTCGGCTGCCGAGTGGTTGCGCCAGGTCAGCGAGGCGGGGCTGCACACCCGTAGCACCTCCCGTCAGCGCTTGCGCCTGGAGTACCAATCGTGGGTCGAGCGCATGCGCACCCCGGACGTGATGCGAGCGGCGATTCTTGAGTTGCAGCGCTCGATGGGCGATGAAGTGCGTGAATATTTTCAGATTGAGGCCGATGGTTCGTTCAGTACGGATGTGCTGGTGCTGTGGGCCGAGCGATAA
- the leuB gene encoding 3-isopropylmalate dehydrogenase — translation MSKQILILPGDGIGPEIMAEAVKVLELANDKYGLGFELSHDVIGGAAIDKHGVPLADETLDRARAADAVLLGAVGGPKWDKIERDIRPERGLLKIRAQLGLFGNLRPAILYPQLADASSLKPEIVSGLDILIVRELTGGIYFGAPRGTRELENGERQAYDTLPYSESEIRRIARVGFDMARVRGKKLCSVDKANVLASSQLWREVVEQVAKDYPDVELSHMYVDNAAMQLVRAPKQFDVIVTDNMFGDILSDEASMLTGSIGMLPSASLDANNKGMYEPCHGSAPDIAGQGIANPLATILSVSMMLRYSFNLNDAADAIEKAVSVVLDQGLRTGDIWSQGCTKVGTQQMGDAVVAALRNL, via the coding sequence ATGAGCAAGCAGATTCTGATTCTCCCAGGTGATGGCATTGGCCCGGAAATCATGGCCGAGGCTGTCAAGGTCCTGGAGCTGGCGAACGACAAGTACGGCCTGGGCTTCGAGCTCAGCCACGACGTGATCGGCGGCGCGGCCATCGACAAGCACGGCGTGCCGCTGGCCGATGAAACCCTGGACCGTGCCCGCGCGGCCGATGCCGTGCTGCTGGGCGCCGTGGGTGGCCCGAAATGGGACAAGATCGAACGCGACATCCGTCCTGAGCGCGGCCTGCTGAAGATTCGCGCGCAACTGGGCCTGTTCGGCAACCTGCGCCCGGCGATCCTTTACCCGCAACTGGCCGATGCCTCGAGCCTGAAGCCGGAAATCGTCTCGGGCCTGGACATCCTCATCGTCCGCGAGCTGACCGGCGGTATCTACTTCGGCGCCCCGCGTGGCACTCGTGAGCTGGAGAACGGCGAGCGCCAGGCCTATGACACGCTGCCGTACAGCGAAAGCGAAATCCGCCGCATCGCTCGGGTCGGCTTCGACATGGCCCGCGTGCGTGGCAAGAAGCTCTGCTCCGTGGACAAGGCTAACGTGCTGGCGTCCAGCCAACTGTGGCGCGAAGTGGTCGAGCAGGTGGCCAAGGATTACCCGGACGTCGAACTGAGCCACATGTACGTCGACAACGCCGCCATGCAACTGGTACGCGCGCCGAAGCAGTTCGATGTGATCGTCACCGACAATATGTTCGGCGACATCCTGTCCGACGAAGCGTCGATGCTCACCGGCTCCATCGGCATGCTGCCGTCGGCCTCCCTGGACGCCAACAACAAGGGCATGTACGAGCCATGTCACGGTTCGGCGCCGGACATCGCCGGGCAGGGCATTGCCAACCCATTGGCGACCATCCTGTCGGTGTCGATGATGCTGCGTTACAGCTTCAACTTGAACGATGCCGCCGACGCGATCGAAAAAGCCGTCAGCGTGGTCCTGGACCAAGGCTTGCGCACCGGTGATATCTGGTCGCAGGGTTGTACCAAAGTCGGTACGCAGCAAATGGGCGATGCAGTAGTCGCCGCGCTGCGGAATCTGTAA